In Phoenix dactylifera cultivar Barhee BC4 chromosome 11, palm_55x_up_171113_PBpolish2nd_filt_p, whole genome shotgun sequence, the following are encoded in one genomic region:
- the LOC120112523 gene encoding uncharacterized protein LOC120112523 has translation MPPRRARVPPRRLIETMGDDPATPRPAERVQEEEIAPTVLDRSEQDQAGGSTPVLELVREVIGLVRQQRDPQPQHPSASSSDQGRSIAEFRKLAPPAFKGTTDPQEAEHWLDEMEKAFRAMGCTEEERVIYATYMLQDRAHHWWESVERTMIQDIGTVTWAGFRTAFYSKYFPSSRVRELEREFLSLSQGSMSVEDYEAEFDRLSRFAPSLVQDPIARMSRFEEGLRPHLRRGLAAVHWTDYDDLVDRAKNMEIIWKETQEAHKGRLKRARDSDSDSERHVRRPVQIRHGAGQRAPPGRTAPEHRVISGTCYFCSQIGHKAIDCPRRLPRVGACYRCGQQGHKMAQCPQTQSRTIVCYGCGQPGHRISSCPRAGFVQRPPSARAPQRQIPPDPAQISQPAAPRQQTGGGSRTQGRVYALTQQDAQASNTAVTGTLLVHSTYAYALFDSGATHSFISSTYVHKHDIFCSPLERELCVSTPAGGKMITSLICKSCPVIVEGRDLKADLIVMDLHEFDLILGMDWLAIYHATIDCFSKRVTFRIPDIEEFYFVGDGGCVSSQIVAALQGIRSLRKGCSVYMAAVMDSEQSEQKIEDIPVVREYPDVFPDELPGLPPVREVEFAIDLNPGTAPISRPPYRMAPAELKELKEQLQELLDLGFIRPSVSPWGAPVLFVRKKDGSMRLCIDFREINKVTIKNS, from the exons ATGCCGCCCCGCCGTGCTCGTGTACCACCTCGTCGTCTGATTGAGACGATGGGAGATGATCCGGCGACTCCTCGCCCAGCTGAGCGAGTTCAGGAAGAGGAGATTGCTCCGACAGTTTTAGACCGATCAGAACAGGATCAGGCGGGAGGATCGACCCCAGTATTGGAACTGGTCAGGGAGGTGATTGGGCTGGTCAGACAGCAGAGggacccacagccacagcatccCTCTGCTAGCTCGTCGGATCAGGGGAGGAGCATTGCAGAATTCCGGAAGTTGGCTCCTCCGGCCTTCAAGGGAACCACAGATCCCCAGGAGGCCGAACACTGGCTAGACGAGATGGAGAAGGCCTTCAGGGCCATGGGATGCACCGAGGAGGAGAGAGTCATATATGCTACTTATATGCTCCAGGACCGGGCACACCACTGGTGGGAGTCAGTGGAGCGGACCATGATACAGGATATCGGGACTGTGACTTGGGCTGGATTTCGGACGGCTTTTTATTCCAAATATTTTCCGTCCAGCCGTGTCAGAGAGTTGGAGAGAGAGTTCCTGAGTCTCTCTCAGGGGAGTATGTCAGTTGAGGATTACGAGGCAGAGTTCGATAGATTGTCTCGTTTTGCACCCTCCCTCGTCCAGGACCCTATAGCCAGGATGAGTAGATTTGAGGAGGGATTGAGACCCCACCTGCGTCGAGGCTTGGCTGCTGTTCATTGGACCGACTATGATGATCTTGTAGACAGAGCGAAGAATATGGAGATTATCTGGAAAGAGACGCAGGAAGCACATAAAGGGAGGCTGAAGAGGGCCAGAGATTCTGATTCGGATAGTGAGCGGCATGTACGTCGACCCGTGCAGATCCGTCACGGAGCAGGACAGCGAGCTCCACCTGGGAGGACTGCACCAGAGCACCGGGTGATATCAGGAACCTGTTATTTTTGCAGTCAGATTGGACACAAGGCCATTGATTGTCCCCGGAGACTGCCCAGGGTTGGAGCATGTTACAGATGTGGCCAACAGGGCCACAAGATGGCTCAGTGTCCTCAGACCCAGTCTAGGACTATTGTCTGTTATGGGTGTGGTCAGCCGGGCCACAGGATTTCTAGTTGTCCCCGGGCCGGATTTGTGCAGAGGCCACCGAGCGCTAGGGCTCCTCAGCGGCAGattccccctgatccagcacagaTTTCTCAGCCAGCCGCTCCCAGACAGCAGACAGGAGGAGGGTCTCGCACCCAGGGACGGGTATATGCACTGACacagcaggatgctcaggcatccaacacgGCAGTGACAGGTACCTTATTAGTACATTCTACTTATGCATATGCACTATTCGACTCAGGGGCCACACACTCTTTTATTTCATCTACATATGTGCATaagcatgatatattttgctcacCCTTGGAGAGGGAATTATGTGTGAGTACCCCAGCTGGGGGTAAGATGATCACTTCACTGATATGCAAGTCTTGCCCAGTAATTGTAGAGGGTAGAGACTTGAAAGCTGACCTTATTGTCATGGACTTACATGAATTTGATTTAATTCTGGGTATGGATTGGTTAGCTATATATCACGCTACCATTGACTGCTTCTCGAAGCGGGTGACTTTCCGAATCCCTGACAttgaagagttttattttgtggGTGATGGAGGGTGTGTCTCCTCTCAGATAGTGGCAGCCTTACAGGGTATTCGGTCTCTCAGGaaggggtgctctgtgtatatgGCGGCCGTCATGGATTCTGAGCAGTCGGAACAGAAAATTGAAGACATACCCGTGGTCAGGGAATACCCTGATGTTTTTCCTGATGAGCTTCCTGGTTTACCACCAGTTAGAGAGGTAGAATTTGCCATTGATCTAAACCCTGGTACGGCACCCATATCTAGACCTCCTTACAGAATGGCCCCGGCTGAACTAAAAGAACTGAAGGAACAGTTACAGGAGCTATTGGATCTGGGTTTCATTCGACCCAGTGTCTCTCCTTGGGGTGCACCAGTGTTatttgtgaggaagaaggacggCAGTATGAGGCTATGCATTGATTTCCGGGAAATTAACAAAGTGACTATCAAGAACAG TTGA
- the LOC120112524 gene encoding uncharacterized protein LOC120112524: MALPELKSARSADFSWVIVVCPRRPRRPNGQRDLRTPFPSLPLPLSLSLSRSFSSLRAPTLVPFHFSSSFSPLLETVAGAVGVAGAAIAAGEATRRPPEGFVISVAGIFKRAQVMTCDYRDYGMEWS; encoded by the exons ATGGCTTT AcccgaactgaagtcggcaaggagtgccgacttcagttgggTCATCGTGGTTTGCCCACGaagaccacgccggccgaacggccagcgagATCTCCGCACgcccttcccctctctccctctccctctctccctctctctctctcgctctttctcttctctgagaGCCCCAACCCTTGTTCCATTTCATTTTTCCTCCTCATTTTCCCCTCTTCTAGAGACGGTCGCCGGAGCCGTAGGCGtcgccggagccgccatcgccgccggaGAAGCCACTCGTCGACCGCCGGAG gggttcgtgatatctgtggcaggaaTTTTTAAGCGAGCCCAG gtGATGACATGTGATTATAGGGATTACGGGATGGAGTGGTCATGA
- the LOC103714986 gene encoding uncharacterized protein LOC103714986 — MLEPVVQRCDNKEDIQLLLSNVNVRKSCYQYQSQWMAHWLQVSSSSTSSKCCTVADARYQENIVKEQGHLPVETTKSIEATKILSRGMNQGKTSANKSVHRADPNELNVVLDVHQSTESVRAENRQCKIINNSVVQKKMKLLDARAAVSDTLSVHKFPDSSIEWEKFNTYGIMNSENGCSELNSFPKFDINCKIESILNPKKRSVHGAVAGRLSEPQILLNETKLAPHVIEFASEEQQLKVEMMTQKNQEIDSCKSMKGFLHCQDDFTGSISHSAIERLKFFGSDMRPCNSTKGESDPLSSEHEFKEHSLNATVTSLEHMFRNISNNAAFMMSEMKGDDKIIARDFKRSRSRVSSGSMQMPRDSSPGDFPLRLLTSEHNNEELLNVSGSGLLPSQKSFLGLNRLDDIGYLRHSSCQMPNCSVLDVGTPRVQTTLNTANKRIGECQKLSDQVENLLITKKMGTELSHEKLMTEKSMDYAKVKGSPFFEMLTLPTVSQYIGMQYDDLQPLVNSSNIGDREDGNGMDTLETQDEPSYKTDTMLVGILHVPSSPAGETYSRVQEGVVCPKLSKCESTAASPTKQAVNGDAETKLRYMNVEHPTSSERAAGMTNREMNTSRTESMDADHILSHVGKPNNSNTSTLLESSVRADASSRWFKRLRQNPSDSLALGAKRFKIRDCQSSREIRTLFDRVVNCSKPSSALTKCLEEQQKLDKTMLSPHNVVHSYGASVKDIRFWIRRWCRNSSQAAPVQAKLATPVPCEPENSKVVPENFDGKQLPSIAAMALMGKAMNNFRPCEFQKRGSSVVWRMEGF; from the exons ATGTTAGAACCTGTTGTACAAAGATGTGATAACAAAGAAGATATACAACTTCTTTTGAGTAATGTGAATGTTAGAAAATCTTGTTATCAATACCAGTCACAATGGATGGCACACTGGTTGCAAGTAAGCAGCAGTTCAACCAGTTCTAAATGTTGTACGGTTGCTGATGCAAGATACCAAGAAAATATTGTAAAAGAGCAGGGGCACTTGCCAGTTGAAACTACAAAATCTATAGAGGCCACCAAAATATTAAGCAGAGGTATGAATCAAGGAAAAACCTCTGCAAACAAAAGTGTGCATAGAGCCGATCCTAATGAATTAAATGTGGTTTTAGATGTTCACCAGTCAACTGAATCTGTGAGAGCTGAAAATCGACAGTGTAAGATAATTAACAATTCTGTGGTTCAGAAAAAAATGAAGTTACTTGATGCTAGAGCAGCAGTATCAGATACATTATCTGTTCATAAGTTTCCAGACTCTTCTATAGAATGGGAAAAGTTCAATACTTATGGTATCATGAATTCAGAAAATGGTTGCTCAGAATTGAACAGCTTTCCCAAGTTTGACATCAACTGCAAAATAGAGAGCATcttaaatccaaaaaaaaggTCAGTACATGGTGCTGTGGCTGGTAGATTATCTGAGCCTCAAATACTACTGAATGAAACTAAATTGGCTCCCCATGTAATAGAATTTGCATCAGAAGAGCAGCAGCTTAAAGTGGAAATGATGACACAAAAAAACCAAGAGATTGATTCTTGTAAATCTATGAAAGGCTTCTTACATTGTCAAGATGATTTTACAGGATCTATCTCGCACTCAGCAATTGAAAGATTAAAATTCTTTGGATCAGATATGAGGCCTTGTAATTCCACTAAAGGAGAAAGTGATCCTTTGAGCTCAGAGCATGAGTTTAAGGAACATTCTCTAAACGCTACTGTCACTAGTTTGGAACATATGTTTCGTAATATCTCCAACAATGCTGCATTCATGATGTCAGAAATGAAAGGCGATGACAAAATAATTGCTCGTGATTTTAAGAGGTCACGGTCGAGGGTGAGCAGTGGGTCCATGCAAATGCCTAGAGACTCTTCTCCTGGTGATTTTCCTCTTCGATTACTAACTAGTGAACATAATAATGAAGAGCTACTTAATGTTTCTGGTAGTGGATTGTTACCTAGTCAGAAAAGCTTTCTAGGGTTAAACAGATTAGATGATATTGGATATCTTCGTCATTCATCATGTCAAATGCCCAACTGCTCCGTTCTTGATGTGGGAACACCGAGAGTGCAGACCACTTTGAATACTGCAAACAAAAGAATAGGAGAATGTCAGAAACTTTCTGATCAAGTGGAGAATTTGTTAATCACAAAGAAGATGGGCACGGAGTTGTCTCATGAAAAGCTAATGACTGAAAAGTCAATGGATTATGCCAAAGTCAAAGGATCTCCCTTCTTCGAAATGCTAACATTACCTACTGTTTCACAGTACATTGGCATGCAATATGATGATCTGCAGCCTCTGGTAAACTCAAGCAACATTGGAGATAGAGAAGATGGCAATGGCATGGATACTCTGGAAACACAAGATGAACCATCATATAAGACTGATACAATGCTTGTTGGTATTCTTCATGTACCAAGCTCTCCAGCAG GTGAAACTTATTCCAGAGTGCAAGAG GGTGTTGTGTGCCCTAAACTGTCAAAATGTGAGTCAACAGCAGCTTCACCAACCAAACAAGCTGTAAACGGAGATGCAGAAACCAAGTTACGTTATATGAATGTTGAGCATCCCACTTCTTCAGAGAGAGCAGCCGGTATGACTAACAGGGAAATGAACACATCTAGAACAGAGAGCATGGATGCAGATCACATTCTTTCTCATGTTGGGAAGCCAAATAATTCAAATACCAGCACTCTACTGGAAAGTTCAGTACGTGCAGATGCAAGCAGTAGATGGTTTAAACGTCTTAGACAGAACCCTTCAGACTCTCTTGCCCTTGGTGCTAAGAGATTCAAAATTAGGGATTGTCAGTCAAGTAGAGAAATCAGAACCTTGTTCGATAGAGTAGTTAATTGTAGCAAACCAAGCTCTGCTTTGACAAAATGTCTTGAAGAACAGCAGAAGCTTGATAAGACCATGCTGTCACCACATAATGTTGTGCATTCCTATGGAGCATCAGTAAAAGATATACGTTTCTGGATTCGAAGATGGTGTCGTAATAGTTCTCAAGCAGCACCTGTTCAAGCAAAACTAGCAACACCAGTGCCATGTGAACCAGAAAACTCGAAAGTTGTACCTGAAAATTTTGATGGGAAGCAATTACCAAGCATTGCAGCTATGGCATTGATGGGGAAAGCAATGAACAATTTTCGGCCATGTGAATTTCAGAAAAGGGGGTCTTCTGTAGTATGGAGAATGGAAGGATTCTGA